Proteins encoded in a region of the Thunnus maccoyii chromosome 4, fThuMac1.1, whole genome shotgun sequence genome:
- the mybpha gene encoding myosin binding protein Ha isoform X1 produces the protein MPGKPAPIKKSPAKKAPVKAPEPAPEPEPAPVEAPPAETPAEAAPAEAAPAEAPAEAAPAAEGEAAPAAEGEAAPAGQEGEGAPAAPAEDTPAAEGSAPAAAPAAEDGAAAPAADAPADAAPAEAAVVEEPPKAPTPPPPPAPTSAPLNVSVEDVNNSSLTINWQTPETIGDSGLDGYSIEYCKDGTTDWVVANEEVIPAHRYCIKDLTAGDLLHVRVIAVNPGGRSEPGTLVEPVPIREIVDRPKIRMPRTLRSRYIKKVGEQINLVIPFLGKPKPIVSWSKDGQPLDPKRVNIRNSTKDSILFIRGAQREDSGVYEMVVKVDSFEDRTTLTLQIVELPGPPASVKLVDTWGFNAALEWTPPKDNGNTDITGYTIQKADKKTGEWFTVLEHYHRLTATVSDLIMGNSYSFRVFAENQVGISEMSAITKDVATIQKTGIVYKPPEYPEHDFSEAPKFTTPLSDRAATVGYTTKLLCSVRGSPKPKIEWLKNQMVIGDDPKFRQIAQQGICSLEIRKPCSFDGGVYTCRAKNAQGEAVVSCKLEVKQVILPEADKEKGK, from the exons ATGCCAGGCAAACCTGCGCCCATCAAGAAGTCCCCAGCCAAGAAGGCTCCGGTGAAGGCACCTGAGCCCGCCCCGGAGCCTGAGCCCGCTCCTGTAGAGGCCCCACCTGCGGAAACACCTGCAGAGGCTGCACCTGCGGAAGCTGCCCCAGCCGAAGCACCAGCCGAGGCAGCTCCTGCAGCCGAGGGAGAGGCAGCTCCTGCAGCCGAGGGAGAGGCAGCTCCTGCAGGccaggagggagagggagcgcCCGCCGCCCCAGCAGAGGACACCCCCGCTGCTGAGGGAAGCGCTCCAG CTGCTGCTCCCGCCGCTGAAGACGGTGCTGCTGCCCCCGCTGCAGATGCTCCCGCAGACG CTGCTCCAGCAGAAGCTGCCGTAGTTGAGGAGCCACCCAAAGCGCCCACACCCCCGCCTCCTCCAG CCCCCACCAGCGCTCCTCTGAACGTATCTGTGGAAGATGTGAACAACTCCAGCCTCACCATCAATTGGCAGACACCCGAGACCATTGGAGACTCCGGCCTGGACGGATACTCCATTGAGTACTGCAAGGATGGAA CAACAGACTGGGTTGTAGCTAATGAGGAGGTGATACCAGCTCACCGTTACTGCATCAAGGATCTGACAGCCGGTGACCTGCTGCATGTGCGCGTGATAGCTGTAAACCCTGGTGGCCGCAGTGAACCTGGTACTCTTGTGGAGCCTGTGCCAATCCGTGAGATTGTTG ACCGCCCCAAGATCCGCATGCCCCGCACTCTCAGATCTCGCTATATCAAGAAGGTTGGAGAGCAGATCAACCTGGTCATCCCGTTTCTT GGAAAGCCCAAACCTATCGTGTCCTGGTCTAAGGATGGTCAGCCTTTGGATCCAAAGAGGGTCAACATCAGGAACAGCACCAAGGACAGCATCTTGTTTATCCGTGGAGCTCAAAGAGAGGACTCTGGTGTTTATGAGATGGTTGTTAAGGTGGACAGCTTTGAAGATAGAACCACCCTCACCCTTCAGATTGTTG AGCTGCCTGGTCCTCCTGCCAGTGTAAAGCTGGTGGACACTTGGGGCTTCAACGCTGCTCTGGAATGGACTCCTCCCAAGGATAATGGCAACACTGATATCACAGGATACACCATCCAGAAGGCCGACAAGAAGACCGGG GAATGGTTCACAGTGCTGGAGCACTATCACAGGCTAACGGCCACTGTCTCAGACCTCATCATGGGAAACTCGTACTCCTTCAGGGTGTTTGCTGAGAACCAAGTGGGCATCAGTGAAATGAGCGCCATCACCAAGGACGTGGCCACTATCCAGAAGACAG GTATTGTCTACAAGCCTCCTGAGTACCCGGAGCACGACTTCTCCGAGGCCCCCAAGTTCACCACACCCCTCAGCGACCGTGCTGCTACTGTTGGATACACCACCAAGCTGCTGTGTTCTGTTCGTGGATCCCCCAAG cCCAAGATCGAGTGGCTGAAGAATCAGATGGTCATTGGTGACGACCCCAAGTTTCGTCAGATTGCACAACAGGGCATCTGCTCCCTCGAGATCCGTAAGCCCTGCAGCTTCGACGGTGGTGTGTACACCTGCAGAGCCAAGAATGCTCAAGGAGAGGCCGTGGTTTCCTGCAAACTGGAGGTCAAAC AGGTTATTCTTCCAGAGGCTGACAAGGAGAAGGGAAAATAA
- the mybpha gene encoding myosin binding protein Ha isoform X2 produces the protein MATEEGAASTTPTEAAAPAAEDGAAAPAADAPADAAPAEAAVVEEPPKAPTPPPPPAPTSAPLNVSVEDVNNSSLTINWQTPETIGDSGLDGYSIEYCKDGTTDWVVANEEVIPAHRYCIKDLTAGDLLHVRVIAVNPGGRSEPGTLVEPVPIREIVDRPKIRMPRTLRSRYIKKVGEQINLVIPFLGKPKPIVSWSKDGQPLDPKRVNIRNSTKDSILFIRGAQREDSGVYEMVVKVDSFEDRTTLTLQIVELPGPPASVKLVDTWGFNAALEWTPPKDNGNTDITGYTIQKADKKTGEWFTVLEHYHRLTATVSDLIMGNSYSFRVFAENQVGISEMSAITKDVATIQKTGIVYKPPEYPEHDFSEAPKFTTPLSDRAATVGYTTKLLCSVRGSPKPKIEWLKNQMVIGDDPKFRQIAQQGICSLEIRKPCSFDGGVYTCRAKNAQGEAVVSCKLEVKQVILPEADKEKGK, from the exons ATGGCCACTGAGGAAGGAGCCGCCTCAACAACTCCCACAGAGG CTGCTGCTCCCGCCGCTGAAGACGGTGCTGCTGCCCCCGCTGCAGATGCTCCCGCAGACG CTGCTCCAGCAGAAGCTGCCGTAGTTGAGGAGCCACCCAAAGCGCCCACACCCCCGCCTCCTCCAG CCCCCACCAGCGCTCCTCTGAACGTATCTGTGGAAGATGTGAACAACTCCAGCCTCACCATCAATTGGCAGACACCCGAGACCATTGGAGACTCCGGCCTGGACGGATACTCCATTGAGTACTGCAAGGATGGAA CAACAGACTGGGTTGTAGCTAATGAGGAGGTGATACCAGCTCACCGTTACTGCATCAAGGATCTGACAGCCGGTGACCTGCTGCATGTGCGCGTGATAGCTGTAAACCCTGGTGGCCGCAGTGAACCTGGTACTCTTGTGGAGCCTGTGCCAATCCGTGAGATTGTTG ACCGCCCCAAGATCCGCATGCCCCGCACTCTCAGATCTCGCTATATCAAGAAGGTTGGAGAGCAGATCAACCTGGTCATCCCGTTTCTT GGAAAGCCCAAACCTATCGTGTCCTGGTCTAAGGATGGTCAGCCTTTGGATCCAAAGAGGGTCAACATCAGGAACAGCACCAAGGACAGCATCTTGTTTATCCGTGGAGCTCAAAGAGAGGACTCTGGTGTTTATGAGATGGTTGTTAAGGTGGACAGCTTTGAAGATAGAACCACCCTCACCCTTCAGATTGTTG AGCTGCCTGGTCCTCCTGCCAGTGTAAAGCTGGTGGACACTTGGGGCTTCAACGCTGCTCTGGAATGGACTCCTCCCAAGGATAATGGCAACACTGATATCACAGGATACACCATCCAGAAGGCCGACAAGAAGACCGGG GAATGGTTCACAGTGCTGGAGCACTATCACAGGCTAACGGCCACTGTCTCAGACCTCATCATGGGAAACTCGTACTCCTTCAGGGTGTTTGCTGAGAACCAAGTGGGCATCAGTGAAATGAGCGCCATCACCAAGGACGTGGCCACTATCCAGAAGACAG GTATTGTCTACAAGCCTCCTGAGTACCCGGAGCACGACTTCTCCGAGGCCCCCAAGTTCACCACACCCCTCAGCGACCGTGCTGCTACTGTTGGATACACCACCAAGCTGCTGTGTTCTGTTCGTGGATCCCCCAAG cCCAAGATCGAGTGGCTGAAGAATCAGATGGTCATTGGTGACGACCCCAAGTTTCGTCAGATTGCACAACAGGGCATCTGCTCCCTCGAGATCCGTAAGCCCTGCAGCTTCGACGGTGGTGTGTACACCTGCAGAGCCAAGAATGCTCAAGGAGAGGCCGTGGTTTCCTGCAAACTGGAGGTCAAAC AGGTTATTCTTCCAGAGGCTGACAAGGAGAAGGGAAAATAA